A single genomic interval of Cucumis sativus cultivar 9930 chromosome 5, Cucumber_9930_V3, whole genome shotgun sequence harbors:
- the LOC101208718 gene encoding 26S proteasome non-ATPase regulatory subunit 10 gives MDMEIDASKDVCLIKDNDLFKAAETGDSSVFTALTPHQLSQSLSLRNEDDRSLLHVAVSSGHADVVKILVTADQSTKVINCADEEGWAPIHSAASIGRSDILDILLSGGADVNLKNDGGRTALHYASSKGWLKIAETLISHGAKINLKDKVGCTPLHRAASTGNSELCEFLIEEGAEVDATDKAGQTPLMNAVVCENKEVALLLIRHGADVDVEDGEGFTVLGRASIELRPALIDAAKTMVEG, from the exons ATGGATATGGAAATTGATGCTTCCAAAGATGTTTGTTTAATCAAAGACAATGATCTTTTCAAAGCCGCAGAGACCGGCGACTCTTCCGTTTTCACTGCCCTCACACCACATCAGCTTTCTCAATCTCTCTCCCTAAGAAATGAGGATGATCGCTCTCTTCTCCACGTTGCCGTCTCTTCAGGCCACGCCGAT GTTGTAAAGATACTGGTTACTGCTGATCAGTCTACAAAGGTAATTAACTGTGCCGATGAGGAAGGTTGGGCACCGATTCATTCTGCTGCTAGCATTGGGCGGTCTGACATTTTAGATATCTTGTTGAGCGGAG GAGCCgatgtaaatttgaaaaatgatggtGGTCGCACTGCTCTTCATTATGCTTCGAGTAAAGGATGGTTGAAGATTGCTGAAACTCTTATCTCACATGGTGCCAAAATTAATCTAAAAGACAAG GTTGGTTGCACACCGTTGCATCGAGCAGCTAGCACTGGAAACTCAGAATTGTGTGAGTTTCTGATTGAGGAAGGAGCAGAAGTTGATGCTACTGATAAAGCTGGCCAAACACCTCTTATGAACGCAGTAGTTTGCGAAAACAAAGAG GTTGCTCTTCTTCTAATAAGACATGGAGCTGACGTGGATGTGGAAGATGGGGAAGGTTTCACAGTTCTTGGTAGAGCTTCAATTGAATTGAGGCCAGCACTGATTGATGCTGCCAAAACAATGGTTGAAGGATGA